The genomic stretch aacttgagtgaggggactaaataaatatagttgggggcctttatgtaataaatctttcctatagggatcaaatacaaattacaggagtccctatttctgaaatagcatactgccaagggcttaactgcaaaaaaatctgtttattggtcaaatgggtttgggtttcggatcctgggtttcgggttcgggttccagttcaggttcaggttcaggtttgggttcgggttcggattctcGGGTTTGATCTGGATCCAAGTTGGGCCCATGGGGGTATtgcccaactgggcccaaccggactggactgggcccaagttgggcctgcagtggactgggcccaacggcccagtttggcccgtgatgggcctcctccttccccaaacTCCCCCCCACGAAcagggggagaagaagagacggaggagagagggaggtggcCGGCGGGGGTGACCAGCTTGGGTGGCCGGGGGCCACCCCTCGATCGACTGCTAGCCAGCCGccatggcggccggcggcgtTGCAGGGACCGACGGGGAGGAGAAGCAACCGAGATGATGATCTCGGCTGCTTGGGCTGAAACAGAGGAGAGGAGGATCTCGACGGAGgagggcttaccggcggtcgacggaggtggCAAATCCCGGCCGAGGGAGGCTCGGTCCGGCGTCAAGCGACGGCGGCGATGTTTGAAGCCGAGGGGTTGGATCTCGGAGCAGGGGAAGCTCGCGGAGGGGATCCGGGCGGCGCTCGGTCGGGAAGACACATCGatcggagaggaggaggagggaaggaggaaagagaaggaggaagagggctcgGTTTGCCCTAGGGAGGAGGATTTGGGGGGTTTTATCACCCCCTCGTGATGGCTCTCCGCCGCGAAGATTGCGGCGGCCGAGCGAGATCCGCGGCCGCGGTTCGGCCGCGGATGAGCTGGAGGGGGGGTGCCGCGGGACTAGCGACATCCCCGCCCTGATCATCCCCGgaagagccggagaggatcgcaaatcgcgatcctctgttccggcctTCCAAAAAGAGAACgggactgaagtcggcaaggcctgccgacttcagcccgtgtCTCACAAGTTGCCTCAAACCACAAGTCATAATCACGTGGAGGAGCATCTGAGGTGGAGGCATCACCATATTTTTTggagtattcagctgaatactttgcctgccagttgatttaaaagaagagaaaaacattatggtggatcaaacaagagataaacatgagcaagctcaataatatttatgaatcataaaaaaattatactttccatgacagcttcacttctcttatctacatatcctcccatgccttgctttgtcttatgcgtccgattaaaagattcaactattgttggctccctgcctaactttaatttctacaaaagagaaaagaaaaaattcattaaCATATAATGGGCTAATTTAAGATGACTgaacaataatataaaaattattatagaaatcTAATTGAATAAAGATATGTACCAATCGTTCGTCATGATTGACAAATGTGATTGATCCTCCACAGTGTTTAGAGATGCTACCGTTCTTCATGgtgtttctattatttttgttggcttctgatttcttcttccattttggggagatccaaatatcaattaacttattccaattttctctagagatccaATTAGGGGGTTTATCACGGGCTTTGTTTAAATCTCCTTTTGCTTCCAGAAGCTTTTGGCTTCTGACCTTCCCTAATGAGGTTGTCAATCGTCGCTGACAATGCTTGTTCCAAACTTCATGTACATGATGCAATTGTCCTGGAAGAATTGTGTGTATCTCCTAACAATATATAGATCGCAAGTAATCAGACTTACTATTTGTTAAGGGCAAAAGTTAATGAtaagaaatataaattaattacaTCACCTCAAATTTGTTCCACATTCCAACTTTAGCATGTGTAGGGACCTCCCTCCATGACAACCACGGACCATTAAAAAATTGGCGCATGATAGCAACAGCTTTGTGACTGACCTCATAATCAAAAAACctgcaatttaaaaaatattcattagaaaataaattaaatactttaaatgcaacaaacacataaattcaaattagtgatataagaaagtgatattttcatacattcctCTTTTGCACCTAACAATCACTTTTCCATTTGCATCAACAGGGGCTTTAAGGGTTGGTTCTGGGCCATTGCTCTGTCTTGGATCAATTCCAAGTTCATCATTCATCTGATCCTCATTCATTGTATCCTCATGATTTTGCACTGCACCATTCATTTCTTCATCATTTATTTCTTCATTTGCATCCAACTCTTCAATCATGTCCCCATCAGGAAtgtaatcatcatcatcatgacaTTCCTCGACACGCTCAGGCAACCTAGGAGGTTGAGGAGGAACTTGAGTAGCAGTCAGGTACTTCTGCATCTttcaacaaagaataaaaatctgcagcatCCTTGTTTGGCTCTTCCTCATGATTAACTTCAAATGCACTTCTCAAATGAAGTTTCTCTTCTGGACCCATAGCTTCCATCACCATGGTTCTATATTGCTGACCATGTTCACAACCAACATCCATTGATGTGGATGCTTCTACTGCACTTGTACTTATAGGAGCAACTGCACCAAGTAACTCCCCATGTGCAAACCATGTTGAATATCTCGGTGTAAACCCCTTTCTCAACAGATGAACATTGACCGTATCACGGTTAAGAAATTTCTGGTTGTCACATCTTATACAAGGGCATCTAATCTTATCACCACTACAATACTCTAACTGAGTAAATGCAAACTCAAGGAACCCTTTAACTCCATCACAGAACTCAGCTCTTATATAACCATTTTCACTAAGTCGGTGGTACATCCAATTACGATCAACTGACATAGTtcctctaaaaatcaaaaaaataaaacaacataagaaagcctagaaaatattagagagatgataaaaaaagaaaacaacataAGAAAAACCGAACCATTAAAAACACGAAAGGCAAGATCGtaaaaaatgtaaaagaaacaaaaactggTATGATATTTATGAAGATGAGAAGTTATCATAAGCATGACAAAAATAAGTCATTCAATCTTGTCCCAGCATCATTGACATTAAGAAGGCATTCAATCTTTACAAAAAGCTGAACATAAGGAATTAACCTTTACAAGTTATCTGTTCATTCATCTAATACCAGCaatattcaaaaagcatttaatctttacaaagacaaggaatacaagtcaaatcatccaaatttacaTATGGAATACTATCTGCTTCACATAGAACAAATGTGAATATACATGATCGCCTCTGATGCTAGGAAAGCATGGTACTTCTTAGCAAGCTTTTTGACCAGCTTCTTGATTGCACACTGGAAATAACTcacaaccatgaagcaacaccacTTTCCACCACTTTCCATTATTCCTTGCAGATGAACAATGATTGTAAAAATGAATAACATGACgaaaaaattaaaatccatgaaCTTTACATAATCCCAACCCATCAACCCTCAAAATTACAACAATAATCAGTGAAGCAGTCTAAATATATGCAAACCATTGGTAGGACTAACAAATGTGTCAGAATAAAAATGCATAATATTAAGGAGCTCCTCAAGTACAACATTATTTTTGTCTATTTTAGCAACAGTAAATTCGACACAGTGCTACCCAACCAAGTGATGTGTCCAAGTATCATAATAAAAGCAGCTACTCAGATATATCAAAGTTTCTTTCGtctattttagcaaaaaaaaaaaaaatccctcctctctttctctgtctcccgtctccacccaaaacaaaaccacTGTCCCCACTCCCCACTCTCCCACTGTTCCGAGCTGTCTCGCTGCCccaccacctctctctctctctctttctctctccgggCTTGGGCAAAATCTACCGGGATcgagcttgaagaggaggaggaggaggagaaaactcTTACCGGTGACTGTGAGTCGGTGACCGGAGCCGCGGAGGTTGCCGTCCGGGGGAGAAGGACGCGAAGAGCCGCCGGCCGGTCGTTGAAGAGGCGACGACACCGAGAGGAGGCGGCTAtcaggctctcagcgagggaaaagggggggcggcggcggcggctctcagcgagggaggggggccggcggcggcggctctcagcgagggaggggaggcagcggcggctctcagcgagggagggggggtgcggcggcggctctcagcgagggggtgcggcgacggctctcagcgagggagggcggcgacggctctcagcgagggaggggggccggcggcggcggctctcagcgagggaggggaggcagcggcggctctcagcgagggagggggggtgcggcggcggctctcagcgagggggtgcggcgacggctctcagcgagggagggcggcgacggctctcagcgagggaggggggcgAGGGAGTggggggggggcggcggctgctctcagcgagggacgggaagggaagggaagggaaaggtTAGGGTTTTGGTATTTAAGTCGGTTTGCAAGCCAAATTGTATATAGGCTGATTTGGGCTAAATCGTGATTTGGGCTAAATCGgtttgcaagccaaatttcatatcaaatttttttttatttataaggcTGATTGGATGGGACTTGCaaggcaaaaatatttttaaactatAAAGTATGgtaaaaaaattctataaagCAGGAAACTTgcaataggggtgcaaatgggtcatggCCGACACCATGAGATTTTaaaatgagaagaagaaatttgaGTTTTATAGAGAGCGATTGGAATTTGGATTATCGAAGAAATTTGGGCGGAACGGCGGGcacacttagtttcattttggatattcctccttttattttttcttttaatttaggtttactcaaaaataatatttttaatatttttggaattaaaaattaaatttggtgacagaaatttttgtcaataatctgttactgccaaaaataatcttttaaaaatttataaatactagGATTACTATATTTGTGACGGCTGCATTTGTCACTGTCTGGTTGCAATTTTGGTTATCATATTGCTGACAGATACCCCGTCACTATGATGGTCACTAAGGTTTGGCGCCCATCCTACCCGCGCATTCTGTGACCGGTCTGTCACTAAACGGTCACTAAGTTTacaccacggtgaccaaatttctgtcggtcactaatccgtcacaaatagtaactgataacggtccgtcactaatttcccgtcactatacgcgtgttttctggtagtgtgagatggtattttttttaattaatttgttGGAGTTATCAACTATTTATCAATCAAGCATTCATCAATCAATTTTAGAAATACAGTTTCATATAATTTAGTAAGTCTAAATACATAACTACATAATCATATATGTCTGtatgaaaatataaatacaaactaTTTGTACATTTATATATTGATTTGGCTTAGGTTAGGTTAGATTGGTTCAAGTTGGGTTTGATTCAGGTTAGGCTAGAACATAACCACATAACCCTAACAATCCAGTTTCGCCAACAACCATCAAAGAATGAAACAACGATTTACTCAAGTCTCTTATTATGTTGTTGTACCACCAAAAACTACTGAACACCATGCAACTATTTCAGCTAAACTTTTATTAAGTTACATCCTGATTCAACAAATTTCCCTATAAAACTACTTGAGGTAGCAGAAACCACTAAAACAACTTTGTTACAATAACATACAGTTTCCTGGCTCCACCTAATTACAAAGCCCAAGGTAAATCCCTGGTAACCACTCCAGTGCAGCAGAATTCATTGAACCATCGCTAGATAAGCTAGATGTACATCCAGATATTGAACAAATTTGACATCTCTGTAGAAAACTCGCCTGGAAGTCATTCTTGGCATCACAGCTGATTTCATGTCAAAACGTGTCGATGCAGCTGAATTAACTATCTGTCCCCTCCGAACATCCCGCCCGTCATGTCTTTCGAGCCCATCTGCTTCATCAAACTTTGTAGGCCACCAACTCCACCAACTTGCTTCAgcaactgagggggaaggactTTGCTCATGTGTTGGACATTCATATTTCGGGACAGCGCACTCATTTCACCTTTCTTTGGGATTTTGAGCCCCTTCATCTTACTCCAAATCTTGGCAAGGCGCTTGTATTCCTCCAGCATATCCATGACATCCTTGACAGGCCTGCCTGAACCCCTCGCTATCCGTATGATCCGTGACTCATTCATGAGCTTTGGATTCGTGCTGTCCAGCTCTGCATTGATGCAATGTCAGAAGACATCATCACTCCATGTGTAAATCAAAGTTACATATAGTGCATTCTCATGTTGCAAGGATTCCAAATGACCAAGCTATGGCAAAACTGGTTAGTGAATCAACCCATCTGTTGGTATGGATTACTAAGGAAACTAATGTGGTTTCCTCGAGGGAATCTTCTGAGTAGCATAATGTCATCATTTTTGAtccaaatattaattctatgtaGCTTCCTACAAGGACCACAATTACCTGCATTTGTCATGGAATCCATCATTGTCATATAGCGCTTGATCTTAGCCTGACTTTCCTTTTCATGACCTTTTGGCATCAATTCTGCGCTAAATCCAGGTAACATCGAGAAGACCTGCTCACAAAACTAGAAGTGAAAAAAGTTttcccaacaaaaaaaagaaaagagagagagagatagaaagagagaggagagagagagcacaAAACTACAGGCTGTGAAAACAAGTCAGACTGATGACTTCCATCTTGTCAAAGTGACACTCTACCATTGAGTTATATCCCTTCCGAGCCCCATCGAGAAATAGAACTAACCTACCTCGGGCGAGTTGTGAaactcaatatatatatatatatatatatatatatatatatatatatatatatatatatatatatatatatatatatagatagatagatatatagatatagGAGTGGCTAATTTGTTCCTAGGGTATATCCAATTTAGTTGTTCCTTGTGCATAATGACACAAAGACCCTGAAAATTTAATTTCCCATGGATAATTTTCTAATATCTCATGAGATTTTTcaatataacataagatatctgAAAGGGCCCTAAGATCTCTTCTCCACCCTTTTGCCTATACTCCTTCAACCTTCCATCTAAATCCCACCATCGTTGTTGCTTTTATTTTTCCCCCTTCTCTACCACAACATCATAGGTAGCTCCACCAGCATCTCCAACCGGATGAGTGCCTAAATGGAGGAGCCAGCACCATCATCACTACTAGGCTCACTCTGCCTCCCCAGATTAAGATACCAGCAGTTTCCAAAACTCCTTCCTTCCCATCCAGGCTAAAGTTTGACTTGAGAGAACCCAACAGCCATTGTTTTGAACTCTACCTTCAATGTTGTCCCTAGTATCCAATATCAGCAACGCAAACCACAGGTTCCGATAATCCTAAATGGGTTTGCCCTCATGCTTGCTTTAAGAAAATCATATTCTCTTATCCATATGATGAAGCATATTTTTCCAAGGGAGTGATGGAATTTTGGTCATTTGCTAGGTCATTCTATCTCTGCTGACTGGTGGTGTTGTGGTATGCTAAATCTATCACTCCACTGGAAAATCTGTATGTTCCGGCAACTTATTTGGGAGTGGGGTTATTATTGGACAGTAGTGGAATTCACCAAATTACTGCTCATATAAATCATAGGAATGCTCGTGTTTATTGGTTATTGCTTTTAATGCATAAGATTTCAAGTTTGGTGTTGTATAAGATTAAACtatgaattttctttcttcgTCTATATTTCAAGCGTTTTGTTTCAACAATCGAGATCAATAAGCTATTCTTATATAAATTTTTCACTCAGGAGAGTATGGTAAGATTGCAAATATGCAACTCAATCAAAGAATGCTATGCTCCCAACCCCACCTCCCCCTCCCCACCTTGTGCCATGTTACTAGTGTTGTCATAGGAAAGAAAACTAACGAAGCTGAGTCAACATTTCTGTACTTCCAAAACCAAAATTCAATCAACGTGTTCAATGAGATGTCCAGAAATTGAGACAATACCACCCAGAAAGAAATGTGAGATAGTTTGAAAATCTAGGGGCAAACAACTTACCACTTTTTTTAGTTTAACAATATTAATTCCTCTCCAAATCCcacatcctcaaataaattcaaATAGTTATGGTGGGTGAGGTATCAACATTCTCTAGGACTGATGTGAGTGATTATTTTGAACAGCCTCTTGCTTAGTCTGAAGTCACAAATGAACTGAGCTTACAAGTATAATGTGCAATGATGAGGTTTTGTTCACAATATTTTGATCAGTGTGAACCAATACATCCTACATAATTATCTTTTGGGGGTCTATGCTCTTGACTCATTTCGATCTATGTATCTTTGATCCACACCATACTTGAAGTAGGAATACATGGATTGAGCAAAGATCACAAACTAAAAGCTAAACATCTGCCTCTTCTGAAGGTGACTTTTTAGGAATCTTCTGAAGCTGTTTGTGCTGAGTTGGACGCTAACCTGAGCAGAGCC from Phoenix dactylifera cultivar Barhee BC4 unplaced genomic scaffold, palm_55x_up_171113_PBpolish2nd_filt_p 000304F, whole genome shotgun sequence encodes the following:
- the LOC120105507 gene encoding uncharacterized protein LOC120105507 produces the protein MQKYLTATQVPPQPPRLPERVEECHDDDDYIPDGDMIEELDANEEINDEEMNGAVQNHEDTMNEDQMNDELGIDPRQSNGPEPTLKAPVDANGKVIVRCKRGMFFDYEVSHKAVAIMRQFFNGPWLSWREVPTHAKVGMWNKFEEIHTILPGQLHHVHEVWNKHCQRRLTTSLGKVRSQKLLEAKGDLNKARDKPPNWISRENWNKLIDIWISPKWKKKSEANKNNRNTMKNGSISKHCGGSITFVNHDERLKLKLGREPTIVESFNRTHKTKQGMGGYVDKRSEAVMAKYSAEYSKKYGDASTSDAPPRDYDLWFEATCETRAEVGRPCRLQSRSLFGRPEQRIAICDPLRLFRG